In Lolium perenne isolate Kyuss_39 chromosome 5, Kyuss_2.0, whole genome shotgun sequence, the sequence CTCTTTATCTGCATAGCCTGTGACTTTCAAGTGTGCCATGATTTTAAGATTTAGGTACAAACGTACTGAAAGAGTTTGAAGGTCTTTGGTACATATGGCCCTAACCCTATATGATCATACATGTGTACGGGAACTAGGTTGTTTAGTACGTATGACTGGAGATGGAGTAGTACTGAAAGCATTTAGCCAATTCGGAAATCATGATACCATACAGTTATACTGTGTGTCTATTGTAGTTGAAGTTCGAGTGCAATTTATTGTagaaatgatttttttttttgtataatGAAAGCATTGGAAATAGAGTTAAGCTGTAGTCCTTGATCTGTTATTTTTTTTAAATGTGAGCTTGTAATTTATTCAGGAGCCTAAGCCATATGATGCATGCTTTACATGGTATACACCTGGTAGTGGTACCTGCCGGCGATTGGATCCTGTGGATGATGTCCGCCCGCCAGTTCCCACAGCAAGGACCAGCTTTGGCAAAGACCAAACCACCACACTTCGCCGAGCTGTATGTGCCAGAGTCTTGTCTACATAATTCACTGATGCTGCTCTGTGATGTTTTTATCGTATTTGCACTTCTTGCAGTATGGTGGTTTTCGGGAGATTGCTGCTGAGACTGGCTCATTACATGAGCGGGTAAGACAGGGAGACTATATCACCAATGACGAGATCATGGGGACCTTGGACAAGCTTCAGCAAATTGCTCTACGCCATATGAAAAATATTGCGTGCCATGACGTAGTCTACCCCGAATCAGAGGCCTCGGCGCAACCAATGCACAACGCAAGCACCTCCACTACACGGCCATCTGATCACCAGAGTAGCTCTAGGACTTCAGCACCAGATAGAAATGGTACACTATCATAATGAACTATGCTATCAAGTGAGTATGCTTTTCCGGCGTTGCCAAGATGACATGTTTAAATAATAGGGAATATCTTAGTCGGATCATTGTTGGAGGAGCTATAAACTGAACAGTTACCAATGTTGTTTTTCTACAGGTAATTGACCCTGTCAGCATGCATATATTCAAGAAATCTGGGTAGTGTGCTTTCGTAGCTTAAATGGCTATGCTTTACTTTTAGAGCCAAAGGTAATTTCACCTTGTTAGTGGTTATACTCTTGGAAATAATTTACCTTTGTTTTCTGAATTTAAACAAGATTGTGAGAACAATATATAGAAGAGAATCACCGCACCAGCTTTTTTCTATAAGCGCCCCTGGATCAAGTGAATACTCTGTGCGTACAAGCTGAGGCATTTGACTGAATTAGTTTCAATCATTTCGATGTGCAATTTATTGAAAAGAATGTCAGTTCTGCCATGTTGTTAGGCCTCTAAGATCATTTAATCTtggtattttttttgttttgttttcatcATGCCACTGTATTTGCTGTTGTTTTTTGCATTTGACCCTCTCCCCTTGGTTCTTTTTCGTTTGTGCCATCCCGTCAGCTTTCTTGTGACATGTTACAACTTTGTACTTTTCATAAAAATATCAGAACACCCTGCATTGGCTGACGTCGCAAGGACCATCGTAATTCAGTAATGAGACGATTCCATTAATTTCTGCTGGACCGATCTTCTATAATCTGGGTCTTCATCTCCTTTGCCCGGAGACAATGGTCCCGAGCTCTGTTTCTAGCCGTCTTATTAGTGAAGAGGCATGATTGGAGGATATAACCGTGGTGGTCATGTGTGGCAGGCAGTGGTGGCCACCTTGACCGCAAGATTAGACAGCAACCCCAGTAACATATGGGCAGTCTGTGTAGCCATTTTGTGGGATGACTGTGTGAAGAGGTGGCAGCAATCGGAGGCATGCACTTTTCTTGTATTGGGAAAGTGAGCCACGTTCACTAGCTGTCGACAGCCATGTAGTCAAGTTTCACATATGTTGGATCCTACCATATCAAATTAATTTGAAGTTATCACCTTGCATCCAAATGGTATAGTACAAAACCATGAACAAATTGGGGCCAGCATGCAGCTCTATTGCTATTTCACAGAAGCTGGTGCCTACCATATTAAATCAAGCTGATGCCATGCATGAGCAAAGCAAATAGTATAGTACTTCACCATGAACACAAATTTGGGGCCAATCTGCAGCCCACAGGAAGCTGCTGTGAGTAGACGGGGATTAGAGGCTGTGGATTTGTATTGAGATCTAGGGAGCATTGTTTGTTGTTTTAGGTATATGCTGCAGTTTTTATACCCTAGCGGCTACGCGGCACCGCGTGTATCCGTGTCGGGCTGATACGGATACAGAAATAAGACACTTTGAAAAAACATTGATAGGAGGATACATTTTAATATCTTTTAAaatcagaaattacaacgccattTGGTATTGCCTGTATAGTGGAGACTTTAGATTATCACCAATTGTTTTAATTCATTAATTTTCTGGTACGTCCTGCATCCGTAGGGATACACTATTGGAGCCGTATCTGTATCGGATACGGTATCCGATGCAGACACACCATCTCTGCCCCGTATCTGTGTAGCTTAGCCTAGCAGTGCACATTGTCCATGATGGGGGACTCCCTCAACCTTCTGGTGAAGATTGGAAGGGAAGCCCCGGCAGTGTAACTAGGAACGCAAATTCGCATCCTCGAAGACTTGAACCAGGGTGGTGGGGCCGTACATCACTGCCCCAACCAAAGTGAGCCGCTTACTTCTGCACTTCTTTGAGAGAAAAACAAATCTGCACTCAGGAAAGATGTGGGTACAACGGTTTCTTTTTGTGCTTTTAACTGTAGATGGCTATGCCTACAATCATGGAAGAGTTGGCAGAGCAAAAATTATATTGGCATAATAAAGGATGAGGTTGCCCTTAGTGGCGAAATAGAGTTACCATGTCATGTtttacaaatttgttttgtgtgcTGCTAAATGGTTGCTTGGTAAGATTTTATTTTCCAAGGAATTAGGTTATTACTAAGTGGAAACAGTGTTGCATTCCAATACCTTTTTCTTACATTAGAATTATGAACAGAAGCAATGCTTCTCCTTGTTTGCTTACATGGTTATCGATACATGTACAAAAGAAATGTGATGATTCAGAAAGGTTCATTGATAATATAGTAACAACCAAAATGTAGTCCATAGAACATGTACACGCGCAATTTTGCAGACTAGGTCTAAGCCGCTTCAGCTTTAGATATATTCTCTTACCCTATCAGCATGcccccttttttttatttttattttgattgtTATTAGATTGCATGTGACCAAAGCGTTTCCATATAATTTGCACGGCAGTAAGATTCACCGCAGCAGTATGATATTGTTTTTTTTTGCCGAAACAGATGAATACTAGTGTTTTACGCTATCTGCCTTATTTGCTAGGTGATCGCTCATCGACGCAGCTTGCTCCATGGGAttgtacttgatgcaaaaaagcAGGGTTTTGTGGGTGCGGCTGCAAAGGAACATTTTTTTTCATGCTGACGGCAATGTTTTAAAAATTGGTATATTCACCAGCCGACATTGATTGAGGCCATATAGCCCAGATTAGTCCGTGCCACTTATATGGCGATAAGAAACGACATGTGCATGCcccatttttgttttgtttttgtgacTGGAGTCTATTGATCTTGCAATGTATTTGTTGCACTGTGTGTGGCACTGTGAGTAACAGTCATGTGTCTTTAAGCCTTTATTATGACCATAATATGATTGCTGAAAGCTGGCATGCTGTTATGACCTTGATCACTTGTTCAGATATACACTACACTCTGGATCGTCTAGCTAGGCATCTCGATGCGCATTGTGGGTGGGCAGCGTTTTGCTGGTGGAAGTACATGGGTTAACCTGAAGACCTGAGTTTATGTTTTTACATCCCAAATTccttttcattgcaagcaattgCCAATAAAGTAAGCATCGTCTTATTATGGCAATTAAAAGCCAAAAGGCTCTTTCTCTGATCCCAGCAGGCAATGCCCCGGATAGGAAACTGATTTACACCTCGCACCAGCAGGGCAAGCATTAGATTGGATACCTAGATACGCAAGGATAGGATGAGTTACAGCTCCAATTCATGCAATGTCATTTATACTTGCTTACTGAAACAGTGCATCGTGTTGCCTTTCGGCGTTGTACATGGTGCCTTAGCCTCTGCTTGTATGAAATGTTGTACACTTTCTAGTGTGTATTCTTAAAAGAGATTGTGCATCGCAAATCATGTCGCTGACCAGGAAAGGATTGACGTGACCTGTACAAAATATGTACTACTACATCCCTCGAACGGTACAGCAAATGAGCTCGAGAGCACAGCACGGTTGCAGCTAGGCAAGTAGCACAGTGCAGGCGTGTGTCGCGGTCGCCGGTAGGCCACGACCAGGCAACCCGTAAAAATCCTCGAAGGAGCAAGCAAGGCTTTTCCCCCACAGCCACAAGGCCACAGCACATACAAGTCGTCAAGTCGGGTACTTGGCGCGAACCAAGCATAGCATAACCAACGGTTGGTGCCTGGCCTTGCCCTACAACCCCGAGCTGAGCTCGCAGTGCACCACCGGTCACCACCACCCCTCCCTGACAAGCTACGACTCCCTCCACcgtttttgaatttgaaaaacCTGCCGCAGCCTCCCTCCCCTttccctccacctccacctcctcctccatcCTCTCGCGTCGTCGATCACCTCACCTCACCTCACCTTGAGCCAGCCAGCCAGCCAGCGCCGTCGTACTAGTACGTGCCGCTGCGACCCGGTTGAGTCGAGCCGACACGACGACGGAGGCACGCTCGCGGTTCTCCCACCAACCCGGTACGCGCCCGCACCCGCCCGGAACACGTGTCTCCCGCGGTCCCCACTTCCCACTCTCCCAGCCTGCCCCGAGCGGTCCCCACTTCCCCCCTCTCCCAGCCTCCGCCCGCGTGGATCGGGCTCGCTACCGCGTGCGCGGAACCGACCCGCACGCCAGCGACACGGACCGGACTGACTCACGTCACGCGAGCCCGAGTGCGGCGCGGCCTCTTCTCCCTCGCCGCTCTCGTGTGCAGTTCGCTCTCCCTTTCCTTTTCCCTCAACCCCTCTCTCTGCCCTCCACCTCCATTCCTCATCTGCTCCTCCCCGCTCCCCAACCCCaacccgccgtcgccgccgtcgccgccactGCACCCCACACCTACACCTCGCGAACCCCCGCGCCGCCGATCGACCCGATTCCCCGCTGCTCCCCGCCGCTGTGACGCCGCCGCAACCGCGTCGCGGGGTTCAGCGGCCGCAACACGGACTCTCTCTCCAGATTCGCATCTGACACCACCTCAACActccccgccgccgccccctccGCGAATTCCCTCGGAATCTCGCCTCCCGATTCGCGGGACCCGGATGCTCGCCTAGGCTGGCGCCGCTAGGGTTTTCGCCGGCCGGTGCGATGGACCCCGCCGCCGCGGCGGCCGAGCCCCGGGGAGTTCCCGATCAGGCGCCTCTCGAGGACTCCCCCGCCGCTGCCCCACCGACAGCGGTGGCTGATGACGACGAGGTGATGGGAGAGATCGCGGAggacagcgccgccgccgcggccccACCGGCGGTGGTGGCTGCTGACGACGCTGCCATGGAAGAGATCGCGGAGGCCGGCGGAGCGGTTGCCCAAGAAACCCCCTCTGCCCCGGCCCCGCCGCCCGCGGCCATGGCGAGTGAGGTGAGTCCGGAGATGGCTGCTGGCGACGACGAGGCGATGGAGGAGATCGCGGAGGCCAGCGCCGCGGCGGTGCAATCAAACATCCCTGCTCCTGCTCCGCCTATGGCTCCGGCCCCCGTGTCCGTGCCGACTGACGCCAACCCGGAGGAAGACACCGTGACGCAGCAAGACGGTTTCGTGCTGGCCTTGGAGACTGAGGGGAAGAGTGATGAAGACCAAGCCTGCACGGAGGACGCAGATCATGCCGCGGCCACGCCCTCACCCAAGATCGAGGTGGATGTGGATGAAAGAAGCGTTCAGGCGCAAGAGATTGTCCTGGCCTTGATGAGCAAGGGGGCACCCTCACCGGTTGAAGAAAACATGGAGGTAGACGACATCCCGGATGCCGTGGCGAGTCAGGTGAAGATGGAGGATCAGCGGCCCACAGCGCCTGCCGCCACCCTTCAGGTGAAGGtgaagcaggaggaggaggagggggattgCTTGGTGGGCCGGTACGTCAGCCGGGCCGCCGACGGCAAAAGGATCAGTCTTGGCAAGGTCGCGTCTTATGACAGCAGCGCAAGGCTCTACACCGTCGTGTTCGAGGATGGAGAGGAGGAGAAGCTGGGGATTGCTCGGCTCCGGGAGATGCTCATGTCGGAGGACAACGGCGCGTCCGGCATGAAGGTCAGCTGCAGGAAGAGGAAGCTGGACCTGGTGGTTTCCTCAGGGAGCGCCGCCACGGTGAAAGGTCCGCCAGCTACTAGACAGAAGGTTGATGCGCCCGACGCGTCGCAGAAGAGCGGGTCTGGCTCTGATGCGTCGGAGGATTTggagtcctcaagcaattcatcgGATTCTGCCAAAGAGTTGCCAGCtgagccatcccctccggttcagGCGCCAGAGTTGCCTCCGTCGTCGGGCGACATTGATGTGCCGGAGGAGTCCGTCAGCCATCTTCTTTCTGTGTATAACTTCCTTCGGTCCTTTAGCGTGCAGCTGTTCCTCAGCCCGTTTGGGCTGGACGATTTTGTTGCGTCCATCAATTGCTCTGGCCAGAGTACGCTGTTGGATGCGGTGCATGTCTCGCTGCTCCGTGCGCTGAGGCGGCATCTTGAGACTAAATCCTCTGATGGATCAGAACTTGCTTCAAACTGTTTAAAGTAAATAGCCTATCAGCCCTCTATAATGTTATTTTTGTGAATGCCGTGTCTTGTTACTTCAATGCTGATATTTGTTTCGAACTTTCCTTTAATTGTGTGCAGGCATCTGGATTGGGCGTTGCTAGATGCATTGACTTGGCCAAATTTGTTACTGGAGTACCTCTATGTAATGGGTTGCATGAAGAGTCTAGGGGGCAAGAGTTTTGGTAGAAACCTCTTGGCCATTGAATATTATAAGCTCCCTGTTGCCATGAAGCTTAGGGTCCTGCAAATACTCTGCGACCATGCCATTGATTCTGAAGAACTCAAAACTGAACTGGAGGCACGGGAAGCCTACAATGAGGAAATGGACGAGATCGATTCTGGTATATTTTCAGAGGTCCCGACTAGACCCTCGAGGGCTTCTGCTTACAAAAAGATCGAAGGCTTCCAGAATTTGGAAACTGCTCCAGTCGGAGCAAATCCAGAAGCCGCTGTAGCAAATGCATCTCTCGATGGCAACAGTGATGATTGCCGAATATGTGGAATGGATGGGACTCTGGTATGCTGTGATGGCTGCCCATGGGCGTATCACTCAAGATGTATTGGTCTCAACAAAGCGTTTCTCCCCAAGGAACAGTGGTTCTGTCCAGAATGTGTGGTTAACAAGCTTGGGCCAACATCTTCAAGGATAGAGCGTGGGGCAAGAGGAGCTCAAATGTTCGGCATTGACATGTGTGGGAGACTCTTCCTGGGATCCTGCAACTATTTGCTGGTGTAAGCTCTTGCATCTCAATCCTGTATTACTTGTGGTTTGCTAATGATTCATACATTCTACATATCCAGTCTCCCATTGGTAAATACTGCATTATTATTGAATTCCACAGTAGATGTTTTTTTTTGTATGGAATAAGGATGAAATCCGTTGTAGAAGGTTGGGTGAACATTAAATGATCATACAAATCACCTATTGGACCTGATAACCATGGTTAAGAAGTTAAGAAGCGCAGCAAGTCCTCTAGTATCATTTGCCCTTCCCAATCTCATGTAGTTCAGCCATTTGTTTCCCCTTTCTCAGATTTTGCTTTTGCACCTTATTCACTGCTGACTCCTGATGCACATTGTTAGTATTTATTGGTTGTTCTAGTGCTATCCCATAATTACCAGCCTTTTTCTCTGGCCTGTCCTGGAACTATTTTGTCCAACTATATTTTCTCTTTTGGTAATTCTATCAAATAATGCAGGATTGGAGCATCTTCGGATGCAGACTCTTATGCAAGATATTACAATCAGTATGATGTTGTCAAGGTCATTCAAGTACTTGCCTTTTCAGATGCATATACAGAAATATGCACGAGAATAACAGAGTACTGGCCGCACCTACTGGATGTATTTCAGAACGAGAGATCAAAAAGAGGTAAAGATACTGGTGCAAGCCATGCTCTACAAGGCAATACATTGCTGAGTCTTACTCCAAGAAAAGCAGAAGACGGCAGGGTTGGTGCAGCCTTAAAAGAGGGTGGGGAGAGTAAGACACCAGTACTTCCTCAAGTAAATATGCAGCACGAATTTGTGGTTAATCAATTTACAGTGAGCTCTGCCGAACAAGTGGAGGAACAAAAATGCATGGTGACTAGTGTAGATGCTGTCAGTGAGAAGAACAGCGTACAAACTCCTTTagctcaaaacaatgtatatactGCACCAGTGAATGGAGCTTTTGGATCCTCTGGGCCGTCCTCAGTTTCTCATCAGAATGGTTCCATGGTAACAGGTTTCTCTAACATAATGCATGCACCGCCAACACATGGGTTAATTCGTCCGGATTCGTCCGCCTTCTGTTCAGGGATTGATAATGGCACGCCCAAACAAGATGTTGGGGGCTCCATTTTGGTTAAGGCAGACTCCCTTTGTCCATCCTATCAAAGCAAACATCCATTTGGAAATGTGACTGGTGGCAAGCCAGCTAAATTGTCATCATTTAAACCTCAGGCTTACATGAATTTGTACAATCATGGCAATATTGCAGCATCTGCCGCCGCTAATCTAGCTCTTCTTACATCAGATGAAGGTAAAGTTTCAGCAGCCCAAATCATCACAAATCCAAGGAAGAAAATGGCTGCTGACTGTGCTC encodes:
- the LOC127299871 gene encoding DDT domain-containing protein PTM, producing MDPAAAAAEPRGVPDQAPLEDSPAAAPPTAVADDDEVMGEIAEDSAAAAAPPAVVAADDAAMEEIAEAGGAVAQETPSAPAPPPAAMASEVSPEMAAGDDEAMEEIAEASAAAVQSNIPAPAPPMAPAPVSVPTDANPEEDTVTQQDGFVLALETEGKSDEDQACTEDADHAAATPSPKIEVDVDERSVQAQEIVLALMSKGAPSPVEENMEVDDIPDAVASQVKMEDQRPTAPAATLQVKVKQEEEEGDCLVGRYVSRAADGKRISLGKVASYDSSARLYTVVFEDGEEEKLGIARLREMLMSEDNGASGMKVSCRKRKLDLVVSSGSAATVKGPPATRQKVDAPDASQKSGSGSDASEDLESSSNSSDSAKELPAEPSPPVQAPELPPSSGDIDVPEESVSHLLSVYNFLRSFSVQLFLSPFGLDDFVASINCSGQSTLLDAVHVSLLRALRRHLETKSSDGSELASNCLKHLDWALLDALTWPNLLLEYLYVMGCMKSLGGKSFGRNLLAIEYYKLPVAMKLRVLQILCDHAIDSEELKTELEAREAYNEEMDEIDSGIFSEVPTRPSRASAYKKIEGFQNLETAPVGANPEAAVANASLDGNSDDCRICGMDGTLVCCDGCPWAYHSRCIGLNKAFLPKEQWFCPECVVNKLGPTSSRIERGARGAQMFGIDMCGRLFLGSCNYLLVIGASSDADSYARYYNQYDVVKVIQVLAFSDAYTEICTRITEYWPHLLDVFQNERSKRGKDTGASHALQGNTLLSLTPRKAEDGRVGAALKEGGESKTPVLPQVNMQHEFVVNQFTVSSAEQVEEQKCMVTSVDAVSEKNSVQTPLAQNNVYTAPVNGAFGSSGPSSVSHQNGSMVTGFSNIMHAPPTHGLIRPDSSAFCSGIDNGTPKQDVGGSILVKADSLCPSYQSKHPFGNVTGGKPAKLSSFKPQAYMNLYNHGNIAASAAANLALLTSDEGKVSAAQIITNPRKKMAADCALQVKAFSSAAAQFVWPSTEKKVMEVPRDRCGWCLACKSSAIGNKKACFLNLATVNASKGSARIFSAMHVIRSSESHFPSIVAYLTNMEESLRGLLVGSLQDMQQRQRWHKQLQEASNCRTIIPLLLELENNIRGIAFSASWLKLMDDWPVKSPGVSAGPSRSAAYQKRGTGGKRGRKRSLAFESATATDDDKSWKEVNWWNGGILSKRILQRGALPISAIRKAARQGGKKKMEGLSYHEASNFPRRTRQFAWRACVGLSCSSSQLALQVRYLDAHIKWKEFILPDQISSDGKSSDADYSALRNAVVCDKKIVDGNIRYALKFTNQKHLPVRITKNILEAEDNEDENGKLWFSESHVPLYLVRDFEQGAGVSSSPSPGMIICNSSTYFYQRPVKAFIGDIFYYLFHKGDVYPCASCKKDVAFRDVVNCSSCQGHCHKECTSGSASSMICKLCLQKRNLILANKKKNANQVLLQQKSNGQLPMTAPKIIFRVGSSHSSEPAMNAKAHLDTKVQAQPVTKVEAQPITKVETQTIGKMETHPIPKVQAWPVTNVATQNIAEVQVQPKKTKTKKPKPEKPRKPKKVQVITYFGLVWKKHINDSGGEDFRANDVILKGKDGIGSSVKPDCCLCNKPYSPDFLYVRCERCQKWFHGDALQLKEEKITDVVQYRCCRCRRRAIPQCPHSDDYREPEPELSEQTAAMSSQSTMLSGEENFAVADQDPLLASYGIVEPIGDETMNSDLSMNMPSLTPGNNQKLSIRRAQVKNSEYLDQAGTPANGYYVQNQPPGNANIDFSHMNEFSLSETDGVDASELLGWDFAQGNGYAAAPDYGTNSQWNDSSGGSFVADEYEPQTYFSFTELLEAEDTQLDNTFGMSTSLQNDGNLTGSFDQQGASFDEFSFMVEDESSNMHFPANDASIVELACHKCKIPQPPPDLKCSSCGLHVHRHCSPWHDSEQPADSANWRCGTCRDWP